TATGACAGTGGCTACGACAGACcttgaattgctttgaaatttcTAAGTTTCCTTTTATCTTGTCCTACTTTCTTAAATATGTTTTGAAAATCTGAATCGCAACATGGTGCAGCTGGAACTCCATACGAGAATGGATTATTCAGGATGAAGCTATTATTATCCCGTGACTTCCCTCATTCTCCTCCAAAAGGTTGCTATCTTTTGAAACTTTGAGAATCTTCCATAGTAGATTTTTTTCCTTTTAGTAAAGCATTTAACTAAAAATATTTGGCTTTCTACTTGCAGGattctttttgaccaaaattttcCATCCAAACATAGCAACTAGTGGTGAGATATGTGTGAATACACTGAAGAAGGATTGGAATCCTGGTCTTGGATTAAGACATGTTCTGCTGGTAAGCTGAAAATACAGCACACTCACCCTTAGTCCTTATTCTACTGATAATGCGTTACGTGTTCGTAATCAATTTTCAAGTCTGATCTATCTCAGATATCCAAATATCGTCAGTACGTCACAACATGCCGCGAACTTATTATGGATTGCTTTTTCACATGTTTGTCAGGTAGTGAGATGCCTTCTGATTGAACCATTTCCTGAATCTGCCCTCAATGAACAAGCTGGAAAGATGTTACTTGAAAACTACGAGGAGTACGCACGGCATGCAAGGTTCACTTTCAATTTCATGTTATCAGCCTAGACTAGCACTCAACCTTTTTCCCCTTTGTGGTGAAGGTTACATTATTATGATTGTGTGCAAGCACTGTCTACAATTACATATGTCAGATCATATCTCTTACTGAAGTGTCTTTTGAAGCTGTAACGAGTTCCTGATGGCCATTTCTGTGCTCTGTATGTAGGCTATACACTGGCATCCACGCAATTAAACCAAAGAACAAATCGAAGAGCGGAGTTATTTCTGAGTCAACCACAGCTCTAAATGTGGGCCAGTCCAATGTTGTTCTCGGTGAGAACACACCTTTGGCATCAGAAACGATATCTACCTCTGCTGCGGCCAAAGCATTAGGTAAAAACTCTCTGGATCAGAATGCTGCTACGTCTGATCCTGTTGTAGGAGCATCCGGCGTGCCCAAGAAGGATGCGCCACATGCCGTCAAAGTAGTTGATAAGAAGAAGATGGATGCAAGAAAGAAGAGCTTGAAGAGATTGTAATTGTAACCGAATAATCCTGGGAGCCTCAGGGGTGCTTAGTGGTAGATAAGTTAATGATGGCTTCATTTGTTTAGATTCGGCAGATGCCGGGTAGAACTGAGGGTGAAATAGCGCGAGAAGCATCTCTCATGGGCTGTTGCTCTGTACTTTGTTTGAACAAACTGTCGTTGCAATTACAATTATTTATTCATTTGTTTGGAAGAATACTTGCCTTTTCTGTTGATTCCCACTTTCTCTTTGTTAAAGTCTCCACACAAGAGATTAGATGCTCCATGGACAGTGGACATGGAGTAGCTAGTTCAGTGAACGTGAAGCTTTCTTTCGTTCTTTGACGTGGCGTCTGAGTGCTAAAGTGAAGAAGGCAGTAGATGGATACTCATCCAAGAACCAGTGAAGAGCGGACACGAGAAAACAACAAAACCATTGCCCCACCGTAATGATCATTTCAGCTACTGCAAAACCAACTTTTTCCTTCGGATAGTAGTAGTAGGGCTGGGGCCTAAATTGGGAAACCATGACGGAACTTTCGTTCCGGGCTGATTCTCAGCCCACTTCCTTTTGTCCCCCTTGGGAGCTGCAATCTCATGCCACCTCGATTCTTCAGGAGTACTGTACTACTATCAAAAAGGCCTTTTACCAACACTAATCTGCCTCCCATCATGCCCATCCCCACTAGCACCACATCGGTCCAGCTCCAGCACTCACTCTTGTTCAAGCACTGGTGTCTACTAGGTCATGTGGGACACGGCGTGTTCGGATGGTTTGCACAGTGAAtttcggatgattcaatagtgttaAACAATCTGAAACAAGCTGAAAGTAGTACAGCCGAACATCTGTTGATACGGTTTCTGTTTCGTCCTGAGCCTTTGCCTGGCCCTGGCAACCCAATGTTTCTTCTCAATTTATCTGGAGCAATGTGACTACTGCTAATTTTCAAAACATTATGATTACAAGCGGTCAAGATCCAAGAAAGGCTTCTTCCAGATGACAAAGCCCAAGTGGGCTTTTTACACTTTGATCTGCCGTGACGTGCTATGCCTGCCATGCGAGATGCTGATGCACTCAGTCTTCCGGCCCCAAAGTTCTCGTGACCCAAAGAGGATTCAGGCGCCACTAGGCGCTAGGCGAGGCTGGCTTGGCTATGCCTATGCTTTGTGCCTTTCTCTCTCTCTGCCCTTTTGCTTtggtttttatatataaaaatactCTTTAATCCGTTGGGTAACTTTGACAGGAGAAAAGTCCAAAGCGATGGCGGTGAGGCGGTGACGTGCTACGTGCTACGGCTTGGCTGGGGAAACATGATCTCGCCACCTCTCCGGACGAACGCAACGGAGATACGCGGCTTGTTTTGGAAGCCAGGTGCGGAGAACTCTGTGCATAAAGCTGCGGCGATTTTCGTGCCATCAGCCTCATGTTTAGCCAGGTTATCCAGAAGGTCAAAGCAGCTGGTGGTGGATGAGATGTTTCAAGGGCAAGGCTCCGGCGTACTCCTGGTTGGTCTTGCCGCGACTACCCTTGCGTCCGGAAAACCCATCATCAGCTTCCATGTAGTCCCATATAAGTGTTACGATTTGGTACGCCTCATTATATTCTTTATAGGATAGTCCAGGTCCAGTGTTGAGCCCTGCTTGCAAACCGGGCTTAATTTATACAAGAAACTGCGGTGGATGAACGTCAGGGTTACGTTGTGACAAGAGATTCTCCATGCCCGGCCTAGTGACCACTCCCGCTTATATCTCCTCCTACCCACACTAATCAAATGCCCAAATCTTCGATCTCAATTCTCACAGGACGAATGTCCGTGACATACGCGTATATGAGTGATGTGAGATCCACCGTTGTTTATAAGGCTTTATTAAGCCCTCGTCCTTCCTTCGTGCACCAAATTAATGCGCCTCGATTAATTATTAGTATTAAGCACCCAGTCACAGCACATCTATCACTGTATTTAGTATGCGTCTTCCTGTGATTAGTCAACTCATCATGCAGATGCAGGGATAAGGATGGCTCGTCACTTGTGGAATTCCCCATCCATTGTTGCCCCAAAGTGTCACTCAAGtgttcatatcatatcatatcatatcatatactGATCATAACCTTACACCAAGACGGCGACGTGCTGATTCTTTTCTCTGAAACGGAAGCGAAAGGAGATTCCGCTCTCTCGGTGTCGTCCTGGCCGTGTTCCGTCTCGTCATTTTCTAGCGCTTGATTCAGGAACCGTAGCAAGCAGTGCAATTTCCATGGCATTAGTCTCGCATCCATGATGAGGCTAGCTTGGAAGGACGGTTCTACGGTTGACCAAGAGCTCGACGAGGAGCATATCAATTTATTGTTTGTTAGTGAAGTCACCACCAGATGCTACCTGGCAATTTCTTCCGCAACAACAACGTCCGGACGTGGAGCCATCGATGGAGAACTTTTGTGCCCTAGACGACCGTGTGTGTTTTGAAGTCAAGTGCAAATAATGTACTAGGTGGCAGACCTCAGCTCTAAGAATTTTTTGAGCGAGTTATCTCTAGCCAGAACTGTATGTGAGTGCATTTATTTGAGCATTTTTGTTTTAGTTTGGATTGAACATATAGATGCTTAGATCACTTTAATTTATCATGTGAACTTCAAACTGTATATGGACCCATATACTTAGCTATAAAAGTTATATTTAGGTGGCCATCCCTTGCTCTAGAAAATTTTGGAGCTCAACCTAGTGGGCGCACGTGCACTTAGTTGAGCTATCTTGTTCCTAATTTTGGATTAAACGTGGAGGTTTAAATGATCTCGGTTTATTGTTATAAAACTTCGAATTCTATGTGGATCTCGAAGAGCTCTGACAACAGGTTGTTGGTAGCAGCAGGTAAAGAGCAATGTAGATtacctttttctaaaaaaattactaGCACATGTGTAGATGTAACGTCGGTCAACGGCGCAGCTCAAGTAGACGCGGTCACCGGTCAAGTGCACACGCACAGACACAGTGCCGATCCCGTAGGCTCGCCATCGCCATCGTTGTCAAATCGACGTTGTACTGCGTGTCTAGATCACCCGGTTTTGGAAGGATCCTAGCCATTTCGGTCCCCCGAGAGACTCCCGGCTACTATTGAGAGCTACTGGAACACGCAGCTACTACTGTACCAGGCCAGCCAGTAGTAAACGCAGCTCACGTTCCAACTTGTGGTCTGGCTGGCCGGGGTAGGTGGTGAAACTGCGTGCCTCGTCATCACTCGTCAGAAACCAGATGAGACGTACGAGCAGCCGGCCGGCCAGCCGCTAGCGGGCCAGGACAGGAGGAAACGAGACGAATAGGAAACAAAACCCGGCGAGGACAGCTATGGCTGCTATGCCCACGAGGCCACGAGGGCGAGCGGGCAGCGCGCCGCAGGCCGCGACCGCGACCGCGACATCCGTCCGTCGTCCACGCGCAGGCGGGCGCACATGTTGCCGCCGAGGACCAGCTAGGGCTAGCTAGCCAGCCAGCCGCGACCACGGCATCGGCATCCCCGGAGTCCCCCCCGCCTCGTCACCCGGCCCCGCCAGGCGCCACAGCGTGAGCCGACGCGCCCAATCATCAAAACAAATCCCACCCCACGCAGTAAACAAAACAAATCCCACCCCCGTGCCGTGTCTCGGGCAACGACGAGGCAAGCGAGCCCACCTTTTCTACGCCCGCTGCTGCGTTGCGTTGCGTTGCGTTGCGTGCTCCCCTCCTCCCCTGCCTGGTGCCTGCTAGGCTTGCCGCGCGCTACTTGCCTTGCCAGTTGCGTCGCTGCTCGTCCCAGTCCCACACCACACCACCCCAACCATCTCCTCTGTCTCCGCCTCGTCGCTTCCGTCCActcctcctccacccttcctCCCCTCCCCCATTGCTCCAAGCGCGGCGGATCTGCGCGACCGGCGGCGGCCTCCGCGCGTCGTCTGAGCGGTTGCGATCCGAGGCGCGGCGACCACGCCCGAATGGTGTGATCGCTCGACCCCGTTGGGAATTGGGTTGGGAGCGAGGCCATGCAGCGGGCTCCGGagcgccgccgcggcgccggggcgctcctgctgctggtgctggtcGCATTGGCGGCCGCGCCGAGGCTCGTGCGCGCGGTCACCGACGCTGCTGATGGTACGCTCATGGCTCGTGcttccccctcccctcccctcccctcccctccccgccTTGCcccgctctgctctgctctgctcgcaGCGAGTTGGTTCCGTGGACTACCgcttcgccatcgccgccgcTCGTGCTAGCTGGCTCGATCGCGCGCTGGTTTGGGGGGTTTTGCGTGCGCGGGTGGGTTGTTCCGGCCTTGTCGGTGGTACTGTACTGCGAAGCGAAGCATCCAGCCACCCAAGCAGGGGGATCGGATTGATTCTGTGCGGTGCTGGCGTACTGTGCAGCTGTGTGTGCCGCTAGGGAGCGGCGATTCGCGTTGCTCTCGCACTTTTCTTTCTCGCCTGCCCGCCCACCTGTAGTTAAGGATATGTGCGGTGAAATTATGTCGGTGCCGGCGCTgctgtggtgtgtgtgtgtgtggtgacaAAGTGAGGAATGATGAGGGCCTCTGCTTTTGCGGATCACTACAACTTCGTCTCGACTCCGTGGTCGAACCCGACATCCGAGCTCGCTCGCTCGCCCGACTGTCAAGTTTTGTCATCAAACCTGCAATCTCGTGTCTGCTTGCTACTGCTAGTGCGGGGCGGCTGTAATTTGGATCGCTTGGTGTTTTTTCATTCTGTTGGTTTGTACCACGCGGGCCGTCCCTCTTCGCCTGGGATAACGAAAGGGACTTTTCAGGCGTTGTCGAAACAAGCTGCCTCTGTCCTCTGCGCCTGTCTTATCTCTTATGACAGCAATGACAGACGTGGATGGGCTGCTCGCATGTTGGATCCGTCGGATATTGATAACATGCAGATGCAGCAGAAAATGATGGTTTGCTAATTATGTTAGCCGTACTAGTAGCAGGATTGTTTGTTAATTACGCTATCAGTACAATACAAACAGCACGGGACCATTAACCATACTATACTACTTGTGTTAATTGTCACATTGATGGTACTGCAGGTAGTGCACTTAGTGAGGGGCTGAGGGCCCTACTCATTTTGGGATCCTAGGATAGTAGTCTAATTGACAATGATATTGATTAGTGTTGTAGTTGGTTAATTAGTCAATTATTAAGTATTGAGGTGGGATCATGTTCCTAGAATTATTGAACTTACATATGCTTTGAAAGTGCAAAATCTTCTTTTATACGCTGTTTTCAGGTCAGGTGTTGTGCAATGCAGGCAGTGTCGATTCTTTTTCTAAGGGTTACTCAATGCTAATTGCTTCTTCATGCATTCTTTTATCATCTGCAGTCTCTGCCATAAATGGACTGTACATTTCACTGGGATCACCACCTCTTCCTGGATGGACTGGAAATGGTGGAGACCCCTGTGGTGAGAGCTGGCAGGGTGTTGTGTGTACCGGCTCTTCAATAACTGGAATGTATGTCAGGTTCTTCATTGCATCTCcttttatctattatatttgttttACTTTTCACCATTGTCAACTCACTGTTTCTAGAACCATGAATGCTGCAAACCTGGGAGGACAGCTGGGAAGTTTAGGAAACTTCGCTTCCATCACCAGCATGTAAGGATGTTCACATTAATTTGTTACTCATTATTTGAGGTTTTTCGTTATATCCTTGTGCCATGATCAACACTATGATGCAGTCTGAATTAGAATATTCTCTACAGGTTGAGTTTATGCCCTCTTCATATACAGGTTGAGTGTCTGACCAATAACTTTATTTTATCTATAGAGATCTTAGCAACAATAATATTGGTGGAACCATACCGGAGGACCTACCTGTTACATTGCAGAGTCTGTATGTTCATGGATCATTTCTGCAGTCCCTTTTAGCCTTTGAGACCATTAATTTCATGGAATGATCTATGTTTTCTCTTGCTACAGTTTCCTCTCTGCTAATCAACTTACTGGAAGCATCCCAAGTTCACTGTCAAAAACTCGGAAACTTAACAGCCAtgtaatccccccccccccccccccccccccccccgatatGCAAGATCTTATTCATGCTAGTTTGGTCTGTAAACCACATGCTGTGTGATCCTTGTTTTCACAGGTCAGTCAACGGCAACAGTCTAAATGGAGACCTACCACCAGACGCTTTTGATTCACTCAATAGACTTGTAAATTTGTAAGATGTGTCCTGTTTCCTACATTCACTCATTGGACTTGTAAATTTGTAAAACATATGTGTGCAGATGTGGACCAATATGATGTCTTGATCGACTGACCATACCATCCGCACTTGCTTTACAGGGATATTTCTTCGAACAACTTGACTGGCGTGTTACCATCTTCAATGAAAAGCTTGGCATCTTTGACTTCATTGTAAGTTTTCTTCTTTTGTGGCCTTTGTTATGTTATTTTCCTATCCTTTTTCCCCAAACTTATTTCCTTCTTCTCCACCTCTTCTATGATAGGCACATGCAAGATAATCAACTGTCTGGGACCCTTAACGTCTTGCAGGATCTCCCACTGAAAGACTTGTAATACCTCCATCTCATAGCTCTTGTCCATAGTTGTTCTGTTACATTTGTATTGATAATTGAAGGCATGCCATTTATCATTACCTTCTCAGTTGCATAATATGTCGAGTTTTCCCTAATGTATATGGTATTGCAATACGGTTAGTTCATTTAACAAATTTAACAAACTATCTCTTGCTGCCTTCTCGTAGTATGTTGCACTTGCACTTCTCTCATGTGCCGTTCGCTAATATCTGGAGGTAATGATATCTCGATAGGGTTTTCTTCTTTAGAGAAAGCAACTCATGCTTCATTTACCATGATCTTGCAAATGAGCACTTAATCAGCACTAAGGAAGCATTAAGCAGTTCACGTCAAGCTCTGCATTCATGCAATACAGCTTCTCAGCTCTTATAATTGAAATGAATTACTAAAAACACATATAGCTCTGACCTCTTATATTGAAAACATTACTTTGATCATTGACTGTTTGCATTTTTTAAAATATACTTTCCTGACTTTGAACAGGAACATAGAAAATAATCTTTTTTCTGGACCGGTGCCTGTGAGTTTACTTAACATACCGAACTTCAAGTGAGATACCTTCTTCCTTTCACGTTTACCTTAATCAGCCTCATTAAATCTCCACTCTGTTGTCTGTAGCAATGCTATTCCATCTATTAGACAAGTATATAATTATTAGTTAGATAAGTTATCTATGACTTGTTAAGCGACTAATAGTATATCATCACAGAAAGGACGGGAATCCATTCAATACCAGCACAGCCCCATCTGCATCTCCGCCTTCAACAGGACCAGCACCAACAGGACCAAAACCAGCTCCAACGCCAACACCAGCACCTACCACTTCAAATTCAACGCCCCCAGCACCAGCACCCCCATCTCCTTCGAGAGTTCCTCCCCCCACCTAAAACAACCCCAAGCTCTTCTGAAGGATCAACTACCCGAGACAGCACTTCATCATCTAGTAAACACAATGCATCAACCCTCAAGATTGTTGGATCTGTTCTTGCCGGAGTAGTGCTGTTTATTATCATAGTCCTCTTAGTATTATTTTGTCTATCCAAGTACCAAGAGAGACAGTCAAGGTATGATCATAATAGAAGTCAGCTGGCAAGGGTGCATCATAGGGTTGAACCACAAATCAAGACACCTCCAGTGCAACAAAGCAATGATGTTAAAAAAGGTAAACCTTTCATCCCAGTATTATATAGCTTGTTGTTTATTTTTGGTGTTCATGTAATTGGTTTATTTGATAGGTCCAGGTGAGGCACTTGATAGGAGGGGCCATGAACTAAACTCATCCGCGGCAGGTATAAAGTCTTTGTGACAAAGTGCATCTAAGTTATATTCACCAACTACAAATGTCTGAAAGTTTGCGTGCTATTGTTTACAGCTCTCCAAAAAAAGTCTCCCGAAAACCAAAAGGAGCACATAATTAACTTTGATCGAACAGATTCAGATCTGTTTCCTGTTTCTCTACCACCACCCCCCTCCTCCACCGCCATTACCCCCAATTGAAAGAGTTGTTGCAAATCCCATTGTTCCACCAGAAAAGCGATATAGTCCTCCAACAAAGACAAGTAGCCCGACTTCTGCCACACCGTTCTCTGTTGCATCTCTTCAGCAATATACAAATAGTTTCAGAGAGGAGAATGTGATAAGAGAGAGTAGATTAGGAAGGGTTTACCTAGCAGAGCTTCCTGATGGCAAGGTACGAACTAAGTATTACCTGTCTTGATGAAAGAGCAGTCATTATGCTCAGGATTCAGTTCAAATATTAAGCTAGTATTATTGTATTTTGTGTAGTTATTGGAGGTTATGAAGATTGACAATGCTAATGGAAGAATATCAGTAGATGATTTCCTAGAACAGGTTGAATGTATCTCAGATATCAAGCATCCTAACATTCTTGAGTTAGTCGGATACTGTGCTGAATATGGGCAGAGGTTACTCGTGTACAATCACTTCAGCAGAATGACACTAGATGATGCCCTTCATGATGGAGAGGATACTGAAAGTGCACTGTCATGGAATGCCCGCCTTCAGGTTGCTCTTGGTTCAGGAAAAGCCTTAGAGTAAGTGAAATTATTATTCTATTATCAGTATAATAATCCACATATGGTGTTCTTTAAAGCAGTTGAGCTTTCTGTCAATTTATTTTCAAATTAACTTTTACTGCAGGTATCTCCATGATAACTTCGAACCTCCAATTGTGCACCAGAATTTTGAACCAGCTAATGTGCTCCTTGATAAAAAGTTCTCAGTGTGTGTTGCTGAATGTGGACTGGCAGAATTGATGCCATCAAGTTCAGTCACTCAGGTAAGCTATAATATTGATGTAGATGTTTCATGTTTTTAGAACACCTAAAAATGGGGATAATGCAATCATGGTTCTATTTACATCTTTTCGTCATGTCCAGTCTGTTTGAATTGCTCACATTACTATGGCTGAAGTATCTCAAAATTAGAATATCATCTTGAATTCTTGATCCACAGGTGTTAGTGGTTAACATTGTTATCACTTATCAGGCTTAACATTTACTTGTTCACTGTAGGATAGTTTGTGTTGACAAGCCAGGGATTTCCCATGTTGTAAATTGTAATCAACTTAGCTACTGCAATTACCTATTGCAACATTTCTATCTTCTCAATGTTTTTCAACAAGGACATTTTAATCCTTTAGCTATTCTGTTGTTCATAGCTAATATGCTTTACTGATGGTGGGTGCAAAGACCCTGTGGAACCTCTAGCGCTAGGTCTAGTGGCTGTGGCTGTGATAGATGTTAATCTCGGTGAATGTAATCAAAAGACTAACCCCACTGTGGATTTGGCATGTAATTAAACCGCTTTCTATTAATGCAATGACACACAGTTCTCCtgcgtgttcaagaaaaaaaattgaAAGGCCTGGAGCAGAGTAACTGAATGTTCATGGCAAAAAATCATGTAATATATGCAACTAAGGTCTGAACAATGGGGATGATGGTATGGTGATAATATATCCACTTCTCTAGCAACTCCTTGTAGTTCAGCTGAGTAACCATATCCTGACTGACATAGATCTATGTCAGGTTCTGGCTCAACTTGTTACAAAATGGTACATTGGACATGGCCCTTTGGTTTGAACTTGGAAGCGACTAAATTCTGATTTACCGAAAGATGTTGATTACCTTGTCTGCTCATAGTTGATGCTTAATGCTTTCCTAGTCTCATCACAAATGATTGGCTTAGTTTGTTTCATGTTGCTGAAAATGCATCTTCTTATGCTGAAGGGCAGAAATTGCAAGTGTACTCACAGCTGTTGTTTATTCATTACAGCTGTCAGGTCGGATGCGTTCATTACTGAACTACGAAGCACCTGAGTTCCAGGATTCTGGGGTCGTTTCAGAAAGGGGTGATGTCTACAGCTTTGGTGTAGTGATGCTGGAACTTCTTACTGGGCGTAAACCGTATGATAGGTAAGGGGTTACTGAAAGCAAAAGGCCTAAGCTTAACCAGTATCTTTTCCTAGTCGTTTCagatattttttgttcagtacAAAAGAAGTTAGAAATGGCTTTCTGGTTGACATACCCGTTTTATGTGAAAATACACAGTTCACGCCCTCGTCATGAGCAACATCTTGTTAGATGGGCCAGTTGTCAGCTTCATGACATTGAATCCCTGTCCAAGATGGTGGACCCATCTATACGTGGACAATGTTCTGAGAAAGCATTGTCACGTTTTGCTGACATAATCAGCCGCTGTATCCAGGTAATTCAAATTTGCTTTCTTCTTCGTCCTTTCATTGTAGTTTGCAATATCTAAGTGGCATGTTCCATAAGATTATTTGCACAAAGCGTATAGGATCAAGAGATCATGTGTCTGATCTGATCTGAATCTTTCATAATGCAGCGGCAGCCAGAGTTCAGGCCACCAATGTCTGAAATTGTACAAGACCTAGCTAGACTTGTAAATGCTACTGGTGAGGAATCAGAGTAACAAAAAAAAACATGGAGGGCATACAATACAAACCTCGTGACCAAGTTGCGTGTTGTACAAAATTTTGGGAAGATAATTGTCTTGCCACAATCTGAGGAGAATATTGTGAAGATGTATTTTCCTCAGAGAGCATTCCACACTAACTCATGTCAAATTGGAATTTCATTTACACATGGCTGGACAGTGGAGGTGCAGCCATTTGTGCACCTGGTTGTTGATGATCAAATCCATGTAATTTTTTGCAGACATGATATTATATATGTAGCAAGACCCTGAATTCTTGTAACTAATAGTCAGGAATTCGTTAAATTGGTTACTCTAAAGCTAGTCATTTACTTATTCGCCTGTTTATCATGTTGGATGGATCTACTCTCAGCAGTCAATGAAAAACTGTTCAGCCTTTTACTGCGTGAAGAGAGTAGAGATGATTTGGTTACTGCTGTAAAACTCAGTGGCGTTCTCCTTCCAATTCTTGCCTGCTGATGTTTATCTGTGGATCTATTCCGGCAATGCTGAAAAACAAATGTAGTGTGAATTTTGTTCATAGTGCGTAGTATGTATCAAGATATAAAATTATGCATCGTGACTCATGAAGACGTTCAATTTTCCAGCTGGCTGCTCCAGGTCTCCTTCGCCGCATATGTTCTTGCTGACACAATCAGGTACGCATCGTGACCCATGAGTTTAATTCCTCAGCAAGTTTCCAAGAATATTATGGTTTACATGATTACGTCTTGAAGTAGACCGTAGATGTTGGTTGCGTCTGAGACTTACTCTTTGGTTTGTATGGACCGGCTACTTCTGCTTCCCGGTCTGTCGATTCTTTCATGGCATCTTGTGGTTGAGGTTGACGGTAGCCTTTCATGGTCTCCGGTGGATGTTGCGGTCTCTGTCGATTCCTCCTCGCGTGAGTTGTCCGTTTATAGGTGTGTTTTGCACCTTGCTTACAAGGTAAAGCCgtgataaaaatttgaacttGTAGTTTGGCGACTTGATTCATACTTGCTTCTACTTTTCCTCCATTTGGGAAAACCACACGATTATTACTGATTTTTGTTTTCGCAAAACTCTGAAACAGTATGCATCTGTTGATGCCGATTCGGGTCAGGTACCCGTAAGGAGCAAGGACTAATGTTCCGGGCTGCAAACGACCAAAACGCATAGCGGAGGGAGATCTAAACGAGAAGGCCTATCagctgtgatttttgttttcatAAAACTCCGATCCAGTATGCATCTGTTGATGCTGATTCGAACCGCATACCGGTAAGGGCTAGATGACTGCAAACGGCTAAAGCACATAGCAGAGGGAGGTCTAAACGATGAGGTCGATTAACACACATAGCGGAGGTCTGAATGGCGAGGCTGACCAACAGGTTGCCGGAGCCAATTAACGCTCGTTCTTTCGCCGATAAATCCACAAACGCCTTCTCGGAAGACTCGTTGGAGTCGAGACCTACAACGGGGTGCCCTAAAATCGGCGATGACATCTAAAACGTCCACAAATCCCATCGAGAGACACGCTAGAAGTTGGAAGAGATAAGGAGTGAAAAAATAGTAGGTATAGGTAGATTGATAAAAGGACTGATTGTGTAGTTGGATATTTTAATTGGACGTATATCCCATATTTTATATAGAGTAGGAATAGTCTCATCTCGTTGAAAAATCGATGTGGTATAATTTTATATCATGGAGTTTCTCTTGAATCGGGTTAAAACTGGTGGGACCAATTCTAAAAATGGTCTAG
The nucleotide sequence above comes from Miscanthus floridulus cultivar M001 chromosome 18, ASM1932011v1, whole genome shotgun sequence. Encoded proteins:
- the LOC136521532 gene encoding ubiquitin-conjugating enzyme E2 22-like isoform X2, with the protein product MATNENLPPNVIRQLAKELKNLDDSPPEGIKVSVNDDDFTTIFADIEGPAGTPYENGLFRMKLLLSRDFPHSPPKGFFLTKIFHPNIATSGEICVNTLKKDWNPGLGLRHVLLVVRCLLIEPFPESALNEQAGKMLLENYEEYARHARLYTGIHAIKPKNKSKSGVISESTTALNVGQSNVVLGENTPLASETISTSAAAKALGKNSLDQNAATSDPVVGASGVPKKDAPHAVKVVDKKKMDARKKSLKRL
- the LOC136521532 gene encoding ubiquitin-conjugating enzyme E2 22-like isoform X1 gives rise to the protein MWMSLKATNENLPPNVIRQLAKELKNLDDSPPEGIKVSVNDDDFTTIFADIEGPAGTPYENGLFRMKLLLSRDFPHSPPKGFFLTKIFHPNIATSGEICVNTLKKDWNPGLGLRHVLLVVRCLLIEPFPESALNEQAGKMLLENYEEYARHARLYTGIHAIKPKNKSKSGVISESTTALNVGQSNVVLGENTPLASETISTSAAAKALGKNSLDQNAATSDPVVGASGVPKKDAPHAVKVVDKKKMDARKKSLKRL